One window of Pseudomonas sp. ML2-2023-3 genomic DNA carries:
- a CDS encoding ABC transporter ATP-binding protein, with translation MSFVSVEHLQKSYSGTAIFSDINCSIAKGEFVTLLGPSGCGKSTLLRCIAGLTPVDGGKILLDGQDIVPLSPQKRGIGMVFQSYALFPNMTVEQNVAFGLRMQKVSTDDSNKRVAEALQLVELNDFAKRYPHQLSGGQCQRVALARSLVTRPRLLLLDEPLSALDARIRKHLREQIRTIQRELGLTTIFVTHDQEEALVMSDRIFLMNKGHIVQSGNAQTLYAAPVDAFAAGFIGNYNLLDPETASRLLQRPINSRIAIRPETVGLSLQGELDGVILNHSLLGNVIRYRVEARGVQLIVDVLNRAPGDLYPDGQRVALSIDSSTLCEVA, from the coding sequence ATGAGCTTCGTCAGCGTCGAACACCTGCAAAAATCCTATTCCGGCACGGCGATTTTCAGCGATATCAACTGCAGCATCGCCAAGGGCGAGTTCGTGACCCTGCTGGGGCCATCCGGTTGCGGCAAGTCCACGCTGCTGCGCTGTATCGCGGGATTAACGCCCGTGGACGGTGGCAAAATCCTGCTCGATGGCCAGGACATCGTGCCGCTGAGCCCGCAAAAGCGTGGTATCGGCATGGTGTTTCAAAGCTATGCGCTGTTCCCCAACATGACCGTCGAGCAAAACGTCGCGTTCGGCCTGCGCATGCAGAAGGTCAGCACTGATGACAGCAACAAGCGCGTGGCCGAAGCATTGCAACTGGTGGAACTGAATGATTTTGCCAAGCGCTACCCGCATCAGCTGTCGGGTGGTCAATGCCAGCGCGTGGCCCTGGCGCGCTCGCTGGTCACGCGTCCGCGCCTGTTGCTGCTGGATGAGCCGCTGTCGGCGCTGGATGCGCGAATTCGCAAGCACTTGCGCGAGCAAATCCGCACTATTCAGCGCGAGCTGGGCCTGACCACGATTTTCGTCACCCACGACCAGGAAGAAGCACTGGTCATGAGCGACCGGATATTCCTGATGAACAAGGGCCACATCGTTCAAAGCGGCAATGCCCAAACCCTCTATGCCGCGCCAGTGGATGCATTCGCCGCCGGGTTTATCGGCAACTACAACCTGCTGGACCCCGAAACTGCCAGCCGCCTGCTGCAACGCCCGATCAACAGCCGCATCGCCATACGCCCTGAAACCGTGGGTCTGAGCCTGCAGGGCGAACTCGACGGGGTGATCCTCAACCACAGCCTGCTGGGCAACGTCATCCGCTACCGGGTAGAGGCACGTGGTGTGCAACTGATCGTCGATGTACTCAACCGGGCACCTGGTGATCTGTATCCGGATGGTCAGCGTGTGGCGCTGTCCATCGATTCAAGCACCCTTTGTGAGGTAGCCTGA
- a CDS encoding ABC transporter permease — protein MSRAESGSPGIYHRSVVWLLFVILLLPLLGTLVYSIASSWSASILPSGFTLKWYSQLWSDPRFLAAFGQSLLVCVAALVLSVILILPLLFVVHYHFPRLDALMNILILLPFAVPPVVSSVGLLQLYGSGPLQMVGTPWILIGCYFTVALPFMYRAITNNLQAINLRDLMDAAQLLGASTWQAAFLVVLPNLRKGLMVALLLSFSFLFGEFVFANILVGTRYETLQVFLNNMRNSSGHFTSALVISYFLFVLVLTWVATFLNKDKSQ, from the coding sequence ATGTCGCGCGCTGAATCGGGTTCCCCCGGCATTTACCACCGCAGCGTGGTCTGGCTGCTGTTTGTGATCTTGTTGCTGCCGCTGCTGGGCACTCTTGTTTACTCCATCGCCAGCAGTTGGTCGGCGAGCATCCTGCCCAGTGGTTTTACCTTGAAGTGGTACAGCCAGTTGTGGAGCGACCCGCGCTTTCTCGCAGCCTTCGGCCAGTCGCTGCTGGTGTGCGTTGCTGCGCTGGTGCTGTCCGTCATTCTGATCCTGCCGCTGCTGTTTGTGGTGCACTACCACTTCCCCAGGCTCGATGCGCTGATGAACATCCTGATCCTGCTGCCTTTCGCCGTACCGCCAGTGGTGTCATCGGTGGGCCTGTTGCAGCTCTACGGTTCAGGCCCGCTGCAAATGGTCGGTACCCCCTGGATTCTGATCGGCTGCTATTTCACCGTAGCGCTGCCATTCATGTACCGGGCAATTACCAACAACCTGCAGGCAATCAATCTGCGCGACCTGATGGACGCAGCCCAACTGCTGGGTGCCAGCACCTGGCAGGCGGCGTTTTTGGTGGTGCTGCCCAATTTGCGCAAAGGCTTGATGGTTGCCCTGCTGCTGTCGTTCTCGTTCCTGTTTGGCGAGTTTGTGTTCGCCAATATTCTGGTGGGCACCCGCTACGAAACCTTGCAGGTGTTCTTGAACAACATGCGTAACAGCAGTGGCCACTTCACCAGCGCCCTGGTGATCTCCTATTTCCTCTTTGTATTGGTGCTGACCTGGGTTGCCACCTTCCTGAACAAGGACAAAAGCCAATGA
- a CDS encoding ABC transporter permease subunit, producing the protein MSRGKWLALLCLVPFAVFFIVFQIAPLVWVLIHSVQSEESGWGMANFIKIFNSKFYLQAIQHSLEISFWSSLFGIVIAILGSYSLRKVDSRLRNFVNAFANMTSNFSGVPLAFAFIILLGFNGSITIMLKQAGIIEDFNLYSKTGLIILYTYFQIPLGVLLLYPAFDAVREDWRESASLLGASSWQFWRHIGLPVLTPALLGTFVILLANALGAYATVYALTTGNFNVLPIRIAAMVSGDISLDPNMASALAVILVGLMTLVTLVHQWLLKRSYHVAR; encoded by the coding sequence ATGAGCCGTGGCAAATGGCTTGCGTTGCTGTGCCTGGTGCCCTTCGCCGTTTTTTTTATCGTGTTTCAAATTGCCCCGCTGGTGTGGGTGCTGATCCACAGCGTGCAATCTGAAGAAAGCGGCTGGGGCATGGCCAACTTCATCAAGATCTTCAACTCGAAATTCTACTTGCAAGCCATCCAGCACAGCCTGGAGATCAGTTTCTGGTCCAGTCTGTTCGGCATTGTGATCGCCATACTGGGCAGTTACTCCTTGCGCAAGGTGGATTCGCGGCTGCGCAATTTCGTCAACGCGTTCGCCAACATGACCAGCAACTTCTCCGGGGTTCCGCTGGCCTTCGCCTTCATCATTCTGCTGGGGTTTAACGGCAGCATTACGATCATGCTCAAACAGGCCGGGATCATTGAGGATTTCAACCTTTACTCCAAGACCGGCCTGATCATCCTGTACACCTACTTCCAGATTCCCCTCGGCGTACTGCTGCTTTACCCCGCCTTTGATGCCGTACGCGAAGACTGGCGCGAGTCGGCGTCCTTGCTGGGGGCCAGCAGTTGGCAGTTCTGGCGCCATATCGGCCTGCCCGTCCTCACCCCGGCATTGCTCGGCACTTTCGTGATCCTGCTGGCCAACGCACTGGGCGCCTACGCCACGGTGTATGCATTGACCACGGGCAACTTCAACGTACTGCCGATCCGTATTGCTGCAATGGTCTCGGGGGATATCAGCCTGGACCCGAACATGGCCAGCGCCCTGGCGGTGATTCTGGTGGGCTTGATGACCCTGGTGACCCTGGTGCATCAGTGGCTGTTAAAGAGGAGCTACCATGTCGCGCGCTGA
- a CDS encoding alkaline phosphatase family protein: MKHNVILVVLDGLNYEVARQAMGHLQAYVGAGRAAFYKLTCELPALSRPLYECILTGVPPIESGIVHNHVSRLSNQRSVFHYARDGGLSTAAAAYHWVSELYNRSPFVMVRDRHTVAADLPIQHGHFYWSDHYPDSHLFADAESLRLAHTPNFLLVHPMNIDDAGHKHGLDTPQYRNSARSADIILADYLQGWLQAGYQVLVTADHGMNNDRSHNGLLPEEREVPLFVLGDAFSLNPDVTPKQTELCGTICELLGVTHDKPLCRDLLRPAP, from the coding sequence ATGAAACACAACGTTATCCTGGTAGTCCTCGATGGCTTGAATTACGAGGTAGCCCGCCAGGCGATGGGCCATCTGCAAGCCTACGTCGGGGCGGGTCGTGCTGCATTCTACAAGCTCACTTGCGAATTGCCCGCGCTGTCACGCCCTCTTTACGAGTGCATCCTCACCGGCGTGCCGCCGATTGAAAGCGGCATCGTGCACAACCATGTGTCGCGCCTGTCCAACCAGCGCAGCGTGTTCCATTACGCTCGCGACGGTGGCCTGAGCACGGCCGCCGCGGCTTATCACTGGGTCAGCGAACTGTATAACCGCTCGCCATTTGTGATGGTCCGGGACCGCCATACCGTTGCAGCCGATTTGCCGATTCAGCACGGGCACTTCTACTGGAGCGATCACTACCCCGACTCCCATTTGTTCGCCGACGCCGAAAGCCTACGTCTAGCGCACACACCGAATTTCTTACTGGTTCATCCCATGAACATTGATGATGCCGGGCACAAGCACGGCCTCGATACCCCGCAATACCGCAACAGTGCACGCTCGGCCGACATCATTCTGGCCGACTACCTGCAAGGCTGGCTGCAGGCCGGTTATCAGGTGTTGGTGACGGCCGATCACGGCATGAACAACGACCGTTCACACAACGGTTTGCTGCCCGAAGAGCGTGAGGTCCCCCTGTTTGTACTGGGCGATGCGTTCAGCCTCAACCCGGATGTCACCCCCAAACAAACCGAGTTGTGCGGCACGATCTGCGAATTGCTGGGTGTGACCCATGACAAACCGTTGTGTCGCGACCTGCTGAGGCCAGCGCCATGA
- a CDS encoding ABC transporter substrate-binding protein yields the protein MKRFFLASLLGSSIALCTSAMAADVDLKALEAAAKAEGTVNSVGMPDDWANWKGTWSDLNKLYGLKHIDTDMSSAQEVAKFAAEKDNASADIGDVGAAFGPIAVAKGVTQPYKPTTWDQIPDWAKDKDGNWALAYTGTIAFIVNKKLLHGSEVPTKWADLKSGKYKVSIGDVSTAAQATNGVLAAALANGGSEKNIQPALLMFADIAKQGRLSLANPTIATMEKGEVEVGVVWDFNGLSYKAKMVNPDDYVVLIPSDGSVISGYTTIINKYAKHPNAAKLTREFIFSDAGQTNLARGNARPIRAEHLKLPDDVQAKLLSNDQYKNVTPIKDADAWEKTSKALPQLWQEEVIINMQ from the coding sequence ATGAAACGGTTTTTCCTGGCATCACTGTTAGGTTCAAGCATCGCCCTGTGCACATCGGCCATGGCCGCCGATGTGGATTTAAAAGCCCTGGAAGCCGCAGCAAAGGCAGAGGGAACGGTCAACAGCGTCGGCATGCCCGATGACTGGGCCAACTGGAAAGGCACGTGGTCAGATCTGAACAAGCTCTATGGCCTCAAGCACATCGATACCGACATGAGTTCGGCCCAGGAAGTGGCCAAGTTCGCCGCTGAAAAAGACAACGCCAGTGCCGACATCGGTGACGTAGGCGCGGCCTTCGGCCCGATTGCGGTGGCCAAGGGCGTGACCCAGCCGTACAAGCCGACCACCTGGGACCAGATCCCGGACTGGGCCAAGGACAAAGACGGTAACTGGGCGCTGGCCTACACCGGCACCATTGCGTTTATCGTCAACAAAAAGCTGCTGCACGGCTCTGAAGTTCCAACCAAGTGGGCTGACCTGAAATCCGGCAAATACAAGGTTTCCATCGGTGACGTCAGCACCGCAGCGCAAGCCACCAACGGCGTACTGGCTGCTGCACTGGCCAATGGCGGCAGTGAAAAGAACATCCAGCCTGCCCTGCTGATGTTTGCCGACATCGCCAAGCAAGGCCGCTTGTCATTGGCCAACCCGACCATCGCCACCATGGAAAAAGGTGAAGTGGAAGTGGGCGTGGTCTGGGATTTCAACGGCCTGAGCTACAAAGCCAAAATGGTCAACCCGGATGACTACGTGGTGCTGATTCCATCGGACGGTTCGGTGATCTCGGGCTACACCACCATCATCAACAAATACGCCAAGCACCCGAACGCGGCCAAGCTGACTCGCGAATTCATCTTCAGCGATGCCGGGCAAACCAACCTGGCGCGGGGCAATGCACGGCCGATTCGTGCCGAGCACTTGAAGCTGCCTGATGACGTTCAAGCCAAGCTGCTCTCCAACGATCAGTACAAAAACGTGACCCCGATCAAGGACGCTGACGCCTGGGAAAAAACCTCCAAGGCCCTGCCGCAACTGTGGCAGGAAGAAGTCATCATCAATATGCAGTAA
- a CDS encoding UTRA domain-containing protein, translating into MREGVPKAVTAISRTLQEQIEHGLLACGSQLPAERKLSELFATTRVTVREALLQLEAQGMVYREERRGWFISPPRLAYNLMQRSHFHAMVTAQGRVASTEVISARLLPATAAVCDRLQLPALSSVIQICRGRRIDGRLVLYVEHYLNPQYFPRILELDLTGSITELYARHYDLHYGRVRFEIVPTSLPMQAAATLKVSTGSPGLQIARVNYDQHERLIDCDLEYWRHDAIHVGVDVQER; encoded by the coding sequence ATGCGAGAAGGTGTACCTAAAGCGGTGACCGCGATCAGTCGCACGCTCCAAGAGCAAATTGAGCACGGCCTGTTGGCGTGCGGCAGTCAGTTGCCGGCCGAACGCAAACTCAGCGAGTTGTTTGCCACTACTCGGGTTACGGTGCGCGAGGCGTTGCTTCAGCTCGAAGCCCAGGGGATGGTCTATCGGGAGGAGCGTCGCGGCTGGTTTATTTCGCCGCCGCGCCTGGCCTATAACTTGATGCAGCGCAGCCACTTCCACGCAATGGTCACGGCCCAGGGGCGCGTGGCGTCCACTGAAGTGATTTCGGCGCGCCTGCTACCGGCCACGGCGGCAGTGTGCGACCGCTTGCAGTTGCCGGCCCTGTCCAGTGTGATCCAGATCTGCCGTGGCCGGCGCATTGACGGGAGGCTGGTGCTGTACGTCGAGCACTATTTGAACCCTCAGTATTTCCCTCGAATTCTTGAACTTGATCTCACCGGGTCGATCACCGAGCTGTATGCCCGGCATTACGACTTGCATTACGGTCGGGTGCGTTTCGAAATCGTACCCACATCATTGCCGATGCAAGCGGCAGCCACGCTCAAGGTTTCAACCGGCAGCCCGGGTTTGCAGATTGCGCGGGTCAATTATGACCAGCACGAACGGCTGATCGACTGTGACCTGGAATATTGGCGACATGATGCGATTCATGTCGGGGTGGATGTGCAGGAGCGTTGA
- a CDS encoding mechanosensitive ion channel domain-containing protein, giving the protein MFLRLFALPHVLLVCLLTLLPMTCAQAVGLPGMLGSSDKTQAQPTEPLGQSLDEVIKNLESDQQRSKLLADLKKLRDATKKAQPEAEIGVLGLIGSTLADLEKQFSGADSPTSRWTKEISQANEELSALMLPASEWLPIIFGFALIIMIWSLSAALLIWVSHRVRVRFGLSEELPQHPKAVDMLRFALRKLGPWMVALVITVYMSYALPSSLGKDLAMVLAYALVIGTCFSAICVILFSLLDGPHRHRALHILRHQAFRPLWWIGSFAAFGEALSDPRLVATLGVHLAHTAATFANVMAALSTGLFIIRFRRPIAHLIRNQPLSRRLTRRALSDSIDILGTYWFIPALILVGISLVATFVSAGDTSTALRQSLICTVLVVLCMVINGLVRRHSQRPQRGHKRHALYSERLKSFLYTLAHLIVWLVFIELGLRVWGMSLISFTEGEGHEISVKLFSLGGTLLFAWLIWILSDTAVHHALTRSRKGLANARAQTMMPLIRNVLFVAIFIIALIVALANMGMNVTPLLAGAGVIGLAIGFGAQSLVADLITGLFIIIEDSLAIDDYVDVGGHLGTVEGLTIRTVRLRDIDGIVHTIPFSEIKSIKNYSREFGYAIFRVAIPYNMDIDDAIKLMREVGQKMRNDPLQRRNIWSPLEIQGVESFESGSAILRARFKTAPIKQWEVSRAFNLSLKRHLDEAGLDLATPRLSVQVVTAGSGMLQKD; this is encoded by the coding sequence GTGTTTCTCCGTCTTTTTGCCTTGCCCCATGTCCTGCTGGTTTGCCTGCTGACGCTGTTGCCCATGACGTGCGCACAGGCCGTTGGCTTGCCGGGCATGCTCGGCAGTTCGGATAAAACCCAGGCACAACCCACCGAGCCGCTGGGCCAATCGTTGGACGAGGTCATCAAAAACCTCGAAAGCGATCAGCAGCGCAGCAAGCTGCTGGCCGATCTGAAAAAACTGCGCGATGCCACCAAAAAAGCCCAGCCTGAAGCCGAAATCGGTGTTCTGGGACTGATCGGCAGCACCCTGGCAGACCTCGAAAAACAGTTCTCCGGCGCTGACAGCCCGACCTCTCGCTGGACCAAGGAAATCTCCCAAGCCAACGAAGAGCTGTCGGCACTGATGCTGCCCGCCAGCGAATGGCTGCCGATCATCTTTGGCTTTGCATTAATCATCATGATCTGGAGTTTGTCGGCGGCACTGCTGATTTGGGTCAGCCACCGTGTCCGGGTGCGCTTTGGACTGAGCGAAGAACTGCCGCAACACCCCAAGGCCGTGGACATGCTGCGCTTTGCCCTGCGCAAACTGGGGCCGTGGATGGTGGCGCTGGTGATCACGGTGTACATGAGTTACGCCCTGCCCTCGTCGCTGGGCAAAGACCTGGCGATGGTGCTGGCTTACGCACTGGTTATCGGCACTTGCTTCTCGGCCATTTGCGTCATCCTGTTCTCACTGCTCGATGGCCCCCACCGCCATCGTGCCCTGCATATTTTGCGGCATCAGGCGTTTCGCCCCCTGTGGTGGATCGGCAGCTTTGCAGCCTTTGGCGAAGCACTCAGTGACCCGCGACTGGTTGCCACCCTGGGTGTGCATCTGGCCCATACGGCCGCTACCTTTGCCAATGTAATGGCCGCCCTGTCCACCGGGCTGTTTATCATCCGGTTCCGTCGCCCCATTGCCCACCTGATTCGCAACCAGCCATTGTCGCGTCGCCTGACCCGACGGGCCTTGAGCGACAGCATCGATATCCTTGGGACCTACTGGTTCATACCGGCCCTGATTCTGGTGGGTATTTCTCTGGTCGCGACGTTTGTCTCGGCAGGCGATACCAGCACCGCGCTGCGCCAGTCACTGATTTGCACCGTACTGGTGGTGCTGTGCATGGTGATCAACGGGCTGGTACGACGTCATTCCCAAAGACCGCAACGCGGACACAAACGTCATGCGCTGTATTCCGAGCGCTTGAAAAGCTTCCTCTACACCCTGGCGCATCTGATCGTGTGGCTGGTATTCATCGAGCTGGGGCTGCGGGTGTGGGGCATGTCACTGATCAGCTTCACCGAAGGCGAAGGTCATGAGATCAGCGTCAAACTGTTCAGCCTCGGCGGCACGCTGCTGTTTGCCTGGCTGATCTGGATTCTTTCCGACACCGCCGTGCACCACGCACTGACCCGCTCGCGCAAAGGCCTGGCCAATGCCCGCGCCCAAACCATGATGCCGTTGATTCGCAACGTGTTGTTTGTGGCGATTTTCATCATCGCGCTGATCGTGGCCCTGGCCAACATGGGCATGAACGTCACCCCGCTGCTGGCGGGTGCCGGTGTGATCGGTCTGGCCATCGGCTTTGGTGCGCAATCACTGGTTGCCGACCTGATCACCGGCCTGTTCATCATCATTGAAGACTCCCTGGCCATCGACGACTACGTCGATGTCGGCGGGCACCTGGGCACGGTTGAAGGGCTGACGATTCGTACGGTGCGCCTGCGGGATATCGACGGCATCGTGCATACCATCCCGTTCAGCGAAATCAAAAGCATCAAGAACTACTCCCGGGAATTCGGTTACGCCATCTTCCGGGTTGCGATCCCCTACAACATGGACATCGACGATGCGATCAAACTGATGCGTGAAGTCGGGCAAAAAATGCGGAACGACCCACTTCAGCGACGCAATATCTGGTCACCGCTGGAGATCCAGGGGGTCGAAAGCTTTGAGTCGGGCAGCGCCATCCTGCGCGCCCGTTTCAAGACCGCGCCTATCAAGCAATGGGAAGTGTCGCGGGCGTTCAACCTGTCCCTCAAGCGGCATCTGGATGAAGCCGGACTTGACCTGGCGACCCCGCGCCTGAGCGTACAAGTCGTGACCGCAGGCAGCGGAATGTTGCAGAAGGATTGA